The Aerococcus christensenii genome segment CGAATTTTCCAAAGTATGTCCAGGAAAGGCAACTGTCACGATAATTCAGTGATGGAAAACTTTTTTGGCTTACTAAAACAAGAAATTTATTATGGGGTTATCTATTACAGTTACGAAGAATTAAAATCCGCCATAGAGAAATATATCAAGTACTATAACGAAAAACGAATCAAAGAACGACTAGGATGGATGAGTCCTGTTCAATATCGGATCAGCCTTACGGCTGCATAGAAAAACGTAGCAGTCGATAAAACTACTATGTTTAAAAAGTCTAACTTTTTGGGGTCACATCAAATTACAGTTTTCTAGGCTCTTTTTGAGAAGAAAGGTCTAAGTTAGTTTTTTGAATAAAATACAGAGGACGTTTCTTGCTCTCCATAAAAGTTTTACCTACATATTTGCCAACGATGCCTAAGGAAAGCATTTGTAGGCCTCCCATAGCTAAAATGACAACAATTGTTGAGGTCCATCCAGAGGTAGGATTTCCGAAAAGAAGGGTTCGTATAGCTAAAAAAATAGCATAGCTAATAGAAAGTATAAAAACTAAAAATCCTATAAAGGCTATAATGTCTAAAGGAACTTGTGAGAAAGAAAGAATACCTTCGATAGAATAGGTGAAGAGAGAAGTAAGATTCCATTTACTATCTCCAGCGCTTCGTTTTTCATTAGGAAAAGAAAGATAAGTTTTACGATAGCCTACCCAATTAAAAAGTCCTTTAGAAAAACGATGGACTTCTTGGAGAGCAAGGAGACTATTAACGATTGGCTTGTCCATGAGTCTAAAATCTGTTTCATTTTGGCAGAAAGGAATATCTGTCATGAGTCGGAGAAGTTCGTAAAATTTATGAGATAAAAAGGCTCGAATAGCAGCTTCCCCTTGGCGGTTTTGCCGTTGAGTAGCAATCATATCATATTGTTCCGTTTCCATTTCTTTTATCATGAGAGGAATGAGACGGGGAGGATGTTGCAGATCGACATCCATCGTAATCACCCACTCTCCTTGACTATAGGTAAGCCCAGCGACCAGTGCGGCTTCTTTGCCAAAGTTTCTTGAAAAAGAAAGATATTGAACGTTTGAATGCTTGGAAGATAATTTTTCTAAAACGGATAAAGTTTGATCAGTGGACCCATCGTCCACAAATAAATAATGAAAACTATAAGCAGGACAGACTGCTTCGATAGCCTGCATGGCTGCAAAATAGGGATTAATAGTTAATTCTTCGTTGTAACAAGGTACGATGACAGTAATAGTTTTCAATGGATCACCTCATAATCTTTTTTCATTATAACGAATTTTTTAGAATAAACATAGTCTAAGCAGGAGAGAAAAACAAGTAATCGCTAGATAAGCAGTAGTCGAGAATACATGGTATAATGTAAAAAAAGAAAAGGGAATGATTCGCATTAACAAGAAAAAACTGGGATTAATTTTCCTAACACTTATCTTAAGTATATTTGTTATTTTTCAATTGTCGGGACGGCGACTTCATTTTGTTCAACCGACTCCTTCTGCTAATACCCAAATGCAGGTGCAATATAGGGAAATTTATCGGGATGTTGAGCATGTCAGCCGATATGTGCATGAATATAAAAAATTGCCGCCTAATTATATCACCAAAAAGCAGGCCAAAAAAGCTGGTTGGAACAGTGAAACTGGAAATTTATGGGAAGTGACAGATAAAAAGACAATTGGTGGAGACGTGTTTGGCAATTATCAAGAAGAACTGCCTGTAAAAGAGAAATATCATGAAGCGGATGTTAACTATTATGGGGGCTATAGAGGTTCTGAACGGATTGTGTATTCAGATAAGGGAGCTATTTATTACTCTAAAGATCATTATAAGAATTTTAAGCGTTTGTATTAGCAGAGGGAAGTGGCGTTGTGACTCAAGAACGAACAGTAGTGGTTACTTGGAAAGCACTCAATCATTTCAGTGATCTGTACTGTATTTTTAATCCAATATTTTTGTCTCAAAAAGCAGAGGTTGATAATTTAGATGCTTTGTATGATCAACTAACAAGTGTTTCTCGACCGTTAAAAATTATCATTCAAGGAAGAGAGCACATCATGCAAGAACAAGACTGTCCCGCTCAGCGAGTGGTAGATCTTTTAGAGAATGCTGCGGAGGAAAATGAGACCTTACAACTTGAATGGGAGTAGATAAAATGATGATAAGTGTCTTGATGGTAGAGAGCAAAGTGAAATCTGATTTGCGAGTAAAGGCCTTACTTCCTAAGGCTTTTTCGATTATCCAAACGATTTATCAACCCGGAATTGTCATTGCACCTCAACAAGTGACGTCGACTCAATGGATAATTGGGTTTAATCATACTTCTCTTAGTTTTTTAGCTTATCGCTTTTTAGAACAACTCCTGTATCCATTAGATTTAAAAGGCGGAATCTCTTATGGAAAATGGGATAAAGAGGAGCTATGGGATAGTCCTGTGGTGGTTTATGCAGCCTATGCTTTAGATGAAGCTAAGGACCTCAAAACGATTCAAGTGTTATATAATGCAAACTATATGGAAGACCAATTAACCAATATGCTATTAAAAAGTTGGAGCCATATTCTTTATGAACAGTCTGAAATTCAGAGAACGCTAAGATTTTCATATGAAATTCAAAACCCACTCTTTTTGTCATATGGAATGATAAAAGAAGATTGGCCGTTTGATGAGATGGAAGCTGTCGAATTACTAAAAGTTCCATTTTATCAAGCGTATGAAAAATTGCAGGATTACCAAATGATGGATTTTAAAAAGAAAAAGGCTTTAAGATGTATAGATTTGCATCAAGCTATCTCTAGTGAAAGTTATTTAGTTACAGGCTTGTTTAAAAAGGGCTATGCCACTGCGATGGCGGCTATGAATCATACGACGCGGCAAAATATTGATTATCATATTCATAATGGGAGCTTTGCAGATGAGAGAAATTATGCAGCGGCATTAGTTTTACAATTAGAACGGGAAGAATTGGCGATTTAAGTCGATTTATGGGTAATATTTTTGTTACAATAGAAAAGAAGTAAAAATAAGGAGGCTTATTATGCAATATCGTTTGGATCTATCCAATGCAACGATTAAACGAAGAGCGGGACAAAGTTTAAAGAATAATCAAATAAAATTTGGACTAGCCGTTCTTTTGAACGCTGTGATTATTTTAGGAATAACAAGTGGAATAATGGGACTGTTGAAGGTAAAAATCGTTTTGCCTGAGCAGAGCTTGGATCAATTTTATGTTCAAACTCCTTCTTTTTTAAGGACGCTACTTGTTACTTTTAAGAATCAATGGGCAGCTCAAGATCTCATGATAATGGGAGGAGCCATCTTTGTATTGACCTTTTTATGTACACAATTGCAAGTTTTCGGCTTGACTTGGGGCAGTTTAAACATGGCAGATAGTGGGAAATTTAGTTGGAAATCGGTGTGGAGTCCGTTCACACATCGCCCTATTCGTCATTATTTTTTATCTCTTTTATCAGGTATTATTCAATATATGGCTACTTTTATTTTTGTAGGGACTTTTGTTTGTTTACTTGCTTTTTATTCTGTAGTCATTGTATCAACAGGACGTGCAGCAATTGGCCAGTGGACCTATTATCTTATTCATGCCTTGTATTTGACGATTATGGCCTTGGTAATGATCTTAGTGGGATTGTTTTCCGGATGGCTCTATTATGGCTTTAGTTTAATGACTTATCCATGCTATGATAATAGAAAGACAGGATTCTTCCGTGCTTTAAGAATGAGCTGGAGTTTGATGTCCGGTAATCGTGTGAGACTATTTAAATGGCGGATTTGGTACCGCCTACTCCCCGCTGCTTTAGTGACCGGCGTATTGGCTGGAATTATTGGAGCAAAGGATATTTTTATGACGAAGGGAACATCTTCTCTAGGAGAAATCGGCATTTGGACAGGTACAGGGGCTATAGCCTTTCTCTATATTTTATTCAATTGGCTGAAATCTTATGCAGTTGAAGCTGTCTTTTACCGCGAATTAACGTATCAGTATGCTTTTGCTCTGAATGAAAAATATCCAGGATTTGGAGCTGCTCCTGCTAAAGATCTTTCCACTTTTTATCACACAGAAGAGAGACCACAATTTACAGCAGATACGGTAGCTGTTGATGCAGGCATGCTCTTGGGACAAACAGCGGATTTGAAAGTTGAAGAAGATACGCTTTCAGAGGAAGCCTTTAAGGAACACTTTGGACCAGCTGAATCGGAAAAAGAGAGTGAAACGTTAAAAATTAAGAAACCCCAGGAGATTCCTCCTTTGTATGATTGGAATGTGACAGAAGGAGAAGAAACGAAGACAAGTCTTACGCCCCCTCCAGAAACAGGGAAAAAGTTAGCAGAAGATGATCATCCGATTTTGGTGATGTCGGATGTGGGAGAAGAAGAAAAGATC includes the following:
- a CDS encoding glycosyltransferase family 2 protein gives rise to the protein MKTITVIVPCYNEELTINPYFAAMQAIEAVCPAYSFHYLFVDDGSTDQTLSVLEKLSSKHSNVQYLSFSRNFGKEAALVAGLTYSQGEWVITMDVDLQHPPRLIPLMIKEMETEQYDMIATQRQNRQGEAAIRAFLSHKFYELLRLMTDIPFCQNETDFRLMDKPIVNSLLALQEVHRFSKGLFNWVGYRKTYLSFPNEKRSAGDSKWNLTSLFTYSIEGILSFSQVPLDIIAFIGFLVFILSISYAIFLAIRTLLFGNPTSGWTSTIVVILAMGGLQMLSLGIVGKYVGKTFMESKKRPLYFIQKTNLDLSSQKEPRKL
- a CDS encoding ribonuclease domain-containing protein, with amino-acid sequence MIRINKKKLGLIFLTLILSIFVIFQLSGRRLHFVQPTPSANTQMQVQYREIYRDVEHVSRYVHEYKKLPPNYITKKQAKKAGWNSETGNLWEVTDKKTIGGDVFGNYQEELPVKEKYHEADVNYYGGYRGSERIVYSDKGAIYYSKDHYKNFKRLY
- a CDS encoding barstar family protein, coding for MTQERTVVVTWKALNHFSDLYCIFNPIFLSQKAEVDNLDALYDQLTSVSRPLKIIIQGREHIMQEQDCPAQRVVDLLENAAEENETLQLEWE
- a CDS encoding DUF975 family protein, translating into MQYRLDLSNATIKRRAGQSLKNNQIKFGLAVLLNAVIILGITSGIMGLLKVKIVLPEQSLDQFYVQTPSFLRTLLVTFKNQWAAQDLMIMGGAIFVLTFLCTQLQVFGLTWGSLNMADSGKFSWKSVWSPFTHRPIRHYFLSLLSGIIQYMATFIFVGTFVCLLAFYSVVIVSTGRAAIGQWTYYLIHALYLTIMALVMILVGLFSGWLYYGFSLMTYPCYDNRKTGFFRALRMSWSLMSGNRVRLFKWRIWYRLLPAALVTGVLAGIIGAKDIFMTKGTSSLGEIGIWTGTGAIAFLYILFNWLKSYAVEAVFYRELTYQYAFALNEKYPGFGAAPAKDLSTFYHTEERPQFTADTVAVDAGMLLGQTADLKVEEDTLSEEAFKEHFGPAESEKESETLKIKKPQEIPPLYDWNVTEGEETKTSLTPPPETGKKLAEDDHPILVMSDVGEEEKISYVPVKDPDEIEPIEEPKKILEKEEEYDFVDPGYVLDKSQQTPVQPAATVFAPSEEPEIEKAEQPLQPEHVEPILNIQDKRDVQVNQLKSEEKITMEKQPYNPYGYNTPKRTNFKKTEHTEEIILGADKAQADNYKNSLIRPGDFEKEDDKK